TATACTTTacactaaaataaaaagttgaactCTATCATGAACTATCTTTAACATTTGTTCTATCTTATAGGACACTCTCCATTTTAAGAttgagattttatttgttttatctAATAGTATAAAGAAAGCCGCTCAATTATctctttatatttgtttttaatataggAAAAGTTAACGGATATTTTGAAGGCATTgagttataaattttgtttttttatgagaagctctattttttttttttttttttttttttgacagtttttcCCTGAAAGttgcataaaaaattttcaaaaatgatcTGTTAGCTAGACACCGTAATATAAACCataaaacatatatatgaatttaaaaACGTGGAGCATGCCGTAGGTTTATAACGAGCAAGCAGGGGTATAAATGTCATTTGAGGAGCGCCAAAACCAACAACTCATGAACCACTCTGATCTATTACTCGACATTTCCAAAGTTCCCACCAGTCACCAACAAACATCAAACAACACAGCATTGGTTTCATCGAAACTttaacacacaaacacataaataaatataatacacacacaaaaacctcTCATTCCCTCCCAAGTTCTAATCACCCAGCTGAAACTTTTGCATCCCAAACATCACACCTAAGGTGAGTTCTGATCTTTTCTATGTGAATGAATGTACAGGTTTCTCAGTGAATGTTGAGTCTAAAACTTACGTCTGACTGACTTGCTATTTTCTCATTATTACATAAATGTGATTGGGTTTAGGCTCCTCAATCGTGGGTTTATTTCATATTTGAGTCTTTCCCAGAATTAAAATTGatcacttttttctttcaaagaaaagaatCTCTGTTGACATCTATGTTCATTTTGTGGGTAATCTTGGATATAATGCTCTCAATATTTGTtgcttttcaaatagttttatATACCATGGTTGCACTTGCAGGTTGAGTGTTAGCAAATGTTTTGATatgctattatttttttggtgaccAAAATGCGACCaagatttcaaatttattttcaccCGAGTGAACATGACTTTTCTTGTGCCTTTAGTGAACATGATTTCAATGTATTCTGAAAATCTCCACCAATTTCTTGGTCATACTTGATACTTAATACTTGGTAATGCTGATGAATTTTACATAGATCATATTTAGCCCATGGTTCAGTTTTCTTCATTCTGCTACTTTTATTTTGGCGTGTAGTTCATTGGTAAATTAAGATATTACGTGTATTCCGGTTTGTTTTGAGCTGAGTGATATCTGTTTTCAACTTAATTTATTGACTTGTTTATATGTAGGAACTTCTGAAAAAAGTAGGGATGATatacttttttctcatattctGTGTGGTAGATTATGTGTTTTGACATTGTAGATACTCAAATATTATCATGATACGGTAAATCATGCCATGAACATTCTTACTACATTGATGATTACCTATAAATGTTTTCAATACTGCAGACTTTTGTTTTGACTTTTTGAGGTCTTAAAAGTGATTGAAAATGGCGGCTACTTCAACCCCTGGCATGCTCATGACAACAATCAATTCTTGCTTATCTTCTTCCCGCAATAGAGTTATGACAAGCACTGCAAATTTCAGTGCTGAGCATAAAGAGGCATCTTGGACAAGGCTTACCAGCTCTTCCCACATCTCATCAAGGCAGCCATTCTTCCAGAGCTTCACATCAGGAaatgtaaaatttcaaaaggTTGTTACAAGAGCAGTGTCTGGTGCTGCAGAGTACAAGCCTTTGCCTGGCTTGCCTGTTGATTTGAGAGGTCAGAcaactatttttttcccctttcattATAAGATGCCTTTATTATCATTTGGTCTTTTCTTTCATAAATATTGTAGTTGCTTAGCACCCTCTTCACTGGTTTCTATATATGATGCGCAaactatatataagaaatatgaAATGAATAGCTTCACATACTATCTTCCTCCACCTTTTTCCTTGTTGCATTGTATTGATACTGCAAGCAAAGGCCAGGTTTACAACTGCAGATGAGGTTTTGACTGGGAAGATTATATGTTTTGCTTTGTAAGATGGTATTTCACCAAGCATTTTAAAGCAAAATGTAGATGGGGTTTCTCTTTATTTCTGTGTCCCATGATTATTGACTTGAAAAGACAATTACCTCAATGAAAGCTCAACAAAAGCCTGTTTAGTTTCATATCCTGGGTTCTGATATGTATCTCAACTGAACACACATAAGCATAACAAATATATTGAGATATTGCATGTAAAATGAGCATTGTTGTAAACTTGCATAGTCTGCTAAGTTGCCATGCTGTTAAGTGGCAGAAAAAGGGTGGAGTTTCAACACCTGCTTGGctgcttcaatttttttgcttgtAGTTGTAGTTGATTACCTTTTTTTGGCTTTGCAAAGAATcttgccatatatatatatatatatatatatataagtcacATGTATAAATGTCGGAGAAACCTGAACCATGGTATTGAATCAAAGCACAAAAATCAGTTCTCTGGTAACAATGAGGCAAAGCCCAAATTTGAGGTTGGGAGTGAACAATGGTGGGAAGTGTTACATGAAGGTTTTTGTCATTGTCTTGCTATGAAGAGAAATGTTTTAGGATGACCACCAGTGTTGAGGTCAAGCCAAAGATGTACTTGTCCAAATCGTATGAACATAACATATATGCTGCTGCATTTAACACGGGGACATTGTGTTAGCAGGTAAGAGAGCATTTATTGCTGGCATAGCTGATGATAATGGATATGGATGGGCAATAGCAAAATCTCTTGCTGCTGCTGGTGCTGAAATTCTTGTTGGTACATGGGTTCCGGTATGTAAATTGATCTAACTTGATCTTATGATTCTTGAGTCTCAAGTAATGACAAAAGTGTACAATTTTTAATGTGAACTTTTGTTTTATGTAGGCACTGAATATTTTTGAATCTAGTTTACGGCGTGGGAAATTCGATGAGTCACGCAAGTAAGATATGATGTTCTGTTTCCTGCATTATGGgtaatcaattaaaaattgcGGTACTGTCTCCAAGCCTCTGTTAATTTctaattgaaatttgatttttcagaTTACCAGATGGTTCTCTAATGGAAATTACTAAAGTGTATCCATTGGATGCTGTTTATGACAATCCTGAAGATGTTCCTGAGGATGTAATGAAAAGCTCCATATATTTCTGGAATAATTGATATAAAGTCCAATTGTATTCTTGGTAATATTCTTAGTTGTGGTTTTGGGCAGGTAAAAGCAAACAAACGCTATGCTGGATCCTCAAATTGGACGGTTCAGGTATCATTTATTGTGAATACATCACTATTTAATTTAAGTGGTCATTATTGAATAAAAGACTTTTTAACTCCACTCAGTAAACATCACTAATTTATTATGTCAGATTGACCTGGGCATAACATGTGATGAACTGTTCTCCAACGTATTCCATCGGCCTATGAGTTCCCACGTCTGTTCATGATTTTCTAAACACAACATAGAATAAAGATATCTCAGTATTTTGTCTTCACTTGGTGTGCACATTAGTATCAGTAAAACCAAATTGCAATAATGCCTCTGACTCGATTAAATTACAAGTGCTTAGTTTTCTTCCTTGAGAGAGAACAACAGAATTAATCAAGTATTGAACTTAAATCACACCATGGTTCACATTGATAAAAATGAATGTTAATAAGTTGACTAAAAGTTCAACTAATAAGTAGATGGATTTAATATGATTATAAGTTTGTACTACATCTTATCTGTCATGtcacatgtcaaatttcttttcaaatgtaTAGCAAAAGGATTTAATCTAACTCAACCTACTAATGACTAAGCTGCATTTGTTTCACAAACTGTTCGAATCCATATTTTGGTGAACATTGAAATTCATGGTCAATTGCAAACTTTGAATGTAAAAAACTTATAATGCGTGCTCCTCTTGTAAGGAGCTACAGGTCTCTTTACTGGCAAAGACATAACTGAGATAACTGACCCAACTGACCACTGGTAACCAATTTGGTTCTAATGTTTTGCAGGAAGTTGTTGAATCTGTGAAACAGGACTTTGGAAGCATCGACATCCTTGTGCACTCACTTGCCAATGGGCCAGAGGTGTTGTGTTCGTCAGTTTATCCTTTTAGGCTGTTCTTTCAAGATCTTAAGGCActtaattagtgtttttttttttttttttcatttgcagGTCAGCAAACCTCTTTTGGAGACATCAAGGAATGGATATCTTGCAGCTATCTCTGCATCTAGTTACTCCTTTGTTTCTTTACTCAAGCACTTTGTTCCAATAATGAATCCAGGCACATTTCTCACTTAATTTCTTCTAttgcttttctttgatttttatctttatgttCTTCCCTTCTCACCCTCCTCTCCCCATCCCAACTTTTTTCCTTATCCCTAATTTTCCCCTTAAGTCTGAATCCTTACAATATGCACCCTTATGTAAGGAACctggtttagggttagggtaaTCTTGATGTTTTGAGTGGTCTTGGATTACGAGTGCTAGGTTTTTAGATGTTTCTGGATCTTTAGGGTTCGATCATGTCCTAGGTTAAGTGATTTTGATGTTTCAAACAAGTTCTTAAAGTGATATGTGTTTAGGCTTTGTTTGGGAGAACTCTAGGGTTTTGGGTATGTTATATTTTGCATGAATTGTGACTACTTCATGGGAATCACAGCCTCTCAGGGAAACATACTAGATAAAGTTTTGTCTTCTAACTCTCTCACACTCAAAAACTACACCACCACTCTATCTATAGGGACTATCACACCACCTTGCTTCTTTTCTTACCAGTGTGAGATTAATACTCTCAATAGGAATTACTTCATCtcattattaattttctaaCCAATTTAGGATTCCAAAACCAGTAAGAAAACCTCTGAAATTTTCCCCTAATTGGCTGGACTTAACATTACAGGTGGTGCTTCAATTTCTCTAACATACATTGCTTCTGAAAGGATCATTCCAGGGTATGTTTCCTTCAGCACAGTGAACATTGTCGTGTGGTTCACCTAAGaacaatttcttcattttgacTGTTCTACACGCAGATATGGTGGAGGCATGAGTTCAGCAAAGGCTGCTCTGGAGAGTGACACACAAGTAAGtcatatgtttatttatttatttattttatttttatttcatgtaTTTCTGTTTTTCAAATGTTCATGATATTTAGCATAACATCTATAAACTTTTGGGCTTGACACAGGTGCTAGCTTTTGAAGCTGgaagaaaacacaaaatcagGGTCAACACAATATCTGCCGgtattttatttactttatatTGAGAATCATATCCTCACCTAAAATAGGAGAATAATTCTCTTGTAATCTCATTGACTGGTTTATGTCCTGGTGCCACATTCTGCCATGTACATGCTATGGGTGTTCCATCTGAAATGAGACCTATAGGGATGGCTGTATCCTTCTTCTCTATAGTCCAATTAAAAGATGATATCATTTAATGATCTGTATGTAGATCTCTCCAAGAAGACATCATCTATCATTCCTGGTCTCTTCCCTAATTAtatggatgatgtgttttactGATAAGATATAGAAATTAATTTAGCCCCAATCTTCACTGCTGTTTTTCTAGCAATCAATCACAGCACACTAAAATCCCAATACTCAAACATGTTTCCATTAATTTGCCTAAAATCCCAGACTGAGTGGATAACTAAATGTCCTTGTGTCGGGCAATTAATGAAAATAACCATCAGTATGATTTTACGATAATTGGTTCATCGATGGTGCCAAACTGAATGTTAGTTGTGTCATGAAAACATTACTGAAAGAGTCCACCCAGTgatatttttttgggcttgaatCTTAGCATCACTTGCAGTAGTCCTGTTGGTAATTTTAGCATAAGTTTAAAtgcattcaattttttatttttatttattttttatttctacttTGTATTTAAAAAGTACAAATCCATCCCTTTAAAATAGAGCTTTCATCTCACCATGCAGTTTAAATTGATTTTACAGTTTCCATAATATTATGTGTTCTCAGTTTTGTACCCTGGCCCTATTGTTGTCTTAGATTCATTTTTTGGTGTTAAGGTTACCTTTGAATTCAATAGAAGGCAAAATCAAATGATATAATTCCTAACTTAATTTTGTCTTTAGATAGTATCTATTTCCTCACATGTTTTCCAAACTATATAAATTTCAGGGCCATTACGAAGCCGTGCTGCAAAAGCAATTGGTTTTATTGATATGATGATAGATTACTCATCAGCCAATGCACCCCTACAGAAAGAATTATCTGCAGGTGAGTCATAAGTTTTTCCACAGATATTTCTAGATTTGGTTACGATCAAAATAATACTGCCTACTTTCTGTGGAACAAGACAgcaattcaataaaattgcaaattttttaaaaatattatcctCGTTTATGGTCAATTGATCATGATCACTCTAGCTTCTTGTGATATTTCTCCACTAAACAACAGAGGCTTGAAAATGCTTTTACAACACAAGCAGATGCAGCCTCTTTTGGATAATTtatgttttgtattttctttttggcaTTTTTCATACTGTTACTGAGCTTGAATTATAATTGGAACAGAGGAGGTTGGGAATGCTGCTGCCTTCCTGGCATCACCATTGGCTTCAGCTATCACTGGTGCCGTTGTGTATGTTGACAATGGTCTGAATGCAATGGGAGTGGGAGTTGACAGCCCAATATTTGAGAACCTAGACATTCCAAAAGGTAACTAGAGCTAGagggttttttatatttttagcaaAGCCAAGGTTAGAGGTTAAGATAAACATGGATTGTGTAAGTGAAttctattgaaaattttgatcaaGCAAAAGAAATAATTGTTTTCTCACATTTCATATGTTCTTGTATCATTAGCAAATGGATTATTTCGCATTTCCATATTAATAAGAAGATAGCATGATTTTTCCCCACTTTGGAATTCATTTTGGTCATCAGTGTGTACAAGTTTAGGACACAGCAGCCATTCTCAACTGAACTTGATGGCTTTGATGCTCTGGGCCTTATGTCTGCTTTCTGTGTCACTCAGTAACAGGTGTTTGGTTCTCAAGAATTATATATTTAGACCGATGACTAGTCTTTCACTCGACTCCATAATTGTTGAGCAGTTTTAAACCACAGTTCTCTTGGACGTGATAATCgatgtgaaaaaaaatgcattaatgGTGGTAACAACCATTACGTCTTCATGCATTAACATAAATGTAGTCGTCTAATAGTTATATCATGAATAATTTCGCACCAGAATGCTGTAACAACTATAATGGGTTTAGATTGACCTACAattaagagaaaagaataaaaatgagaTGGCAACTATAAACAACATTATAAATTCACAGCAGTGACACCAACTAAAACCTTCATAAAATTGTCGAAAGTTTTGTAATTCAGTGGCATAGTCTAGTCTTTTTTTATAAGAAGAGGGGAGTTTGAAACCCCCATCTCCTAtttgttttaacaatttatccagcaaaaaaaaaaaaaaaaaaaatcaaataattttgaaagtcTGCAGCAATGCAACCGATGACAAATGATAATTGATCACAATGGTGGCTTAATGTGGACCATCTAGAAGGAAAGGAACTATAGGACATTGAAGTAGGTGGTGGTAAAGAGGGCTTTTCTGAATTCATTATATGAGTGGTTGGCGGTTTTGAGTAGCCATTCTTTTACTAGTATTTTAAACATTATTGATTGctgtaattttctttaattttgctGCACTACTAGTACACTTCCTGTGTACTGGGTGCTATtaccatatttttctttttcatatcaataaagctatcttataaaaataaaaataaaataacaattgtTGGATTCAATTCATTTAATGCTTCCCACATTTAGTAGAGACACTGATTCCTTATTGCCGCCTGTTTTGTCTCCCAAAATGTAACTTTGATTTTGCAAGGAATAGGGTTAAAACCAAATCATGGCTCCCAAAGTGTAACTTTGATTTTGCAAGGAATAAGGCTTATACCACATCATGTATTTCGtacatgaaaaaaagaaaaaagaaaaaggagattGTGAATTtctataaatgaaataaaaaaaaaggagattacTAGCCTCGTCGCACACGCACATGTTTAGAGATTTTTCCCCGTTTAATTCAAAATCTTACATTCATCCCAATATGGAATACGTAgtcaaagggtttttttttttcttccctttaacTCAAAACTTTACATTCATCCTAATTCGAGTTTCACACCTTTATTTAGTGAGATTTATGCATACTCGAATCATAGAAATAGTTAAAAGTTGGGTGAGATCtaggacaaaaaaaataaacacactCACACATTGGATAATGATTTTAAAGCTATTTTAGTGTTTATTTTCTGTGTTAGGTATCAGCCCACTACCAACTATTTTGGTG
The sequence above is drawn from the Quercus robur chromosome 7, dhQueRobu3.1, whole genome shotgun sequence genome and encodes:
- the LOC126692911 gene encoding enoyl-[acyl-carrier-protein] reductase [NADH] 1, chloroplastic-like, with product MAATSTPGMLMTTINSCLSSSRNRVMTSTANFSAEHKEASWTRLTSSSHISSRQPFFQSFTSGNVKFQKVVTRAVSGAAEYKPLPGLPVDLRGKRAFIAGIADDNGYGWAIAKSLAAAGAEILVGTWVPALNIFESSLRRGKFDESRKLPDGSLMEITKVYPLDAVYDNPEDVPEDVKANKRYAGSSNWTVQEVVESVKQDFGSIDILVHSLANGPEVSKPLLETSRNGYLAAISASSYSFVSLLKHFVPIMNPGGASISLTYIASERIIPGYGGGMSSAKAALESDTQVLAFEAGRKHKIRVNTISAGPLRSRAAKAIGFIDMMIDYSSANAPLQKELSAEEVGNAAAFLASPLASAITGAVVYVDNGLNAMGVGVDSPIFENLDIPKGN